The nucleotide window CACCTGCCAGAGCGGGAAGTTCCACGGCATCACGGCGAGCACCGGGCCGAGGGGCCGGCAGCGGACCAGGACGCGTGAGGCGCCCGAGTCCTTCACATCCGCGTCGGAGGGCTCCACGTCGGTGAGCAGCACCTCGGCGTGGTCGGCGTACCAGCGCATGGCCTTCGCGCACTTGGCGGCCTCGGCGCGGGCCTGCTTGACCGGCTTGCCCATCTCCGTCGTCATCACCCGGGCGATGTCGTCCGCGTCCTCGTCGAGCAGTTCGGCCGCCCGGCGCATCAGCCGGGCGCGCTCGGCGAAGGAGGTGGTCCGGTAGGTGCGGAACGTGGCGTCGGCGGTCGCGAGCCTGTGCTCGATCTCCTCGGCGCCGAGCGCGTCGTACGTCTTGAGGGTCTCGCCGTTCGCCGGGTTCACCGTCGCGATGGGCATGGTCGGCCTCCTGCGTGCGGACTGTCTTCCGACCTTCCCGCGCGGCGGCGCCCGCCGCAACGCGGAGTCGGCTATCGGCCGCCCGAGTGCTCCACAAGCCGGTCGAGAAACTCCGCCTGCGCCTTGACGATCAGGACCCGAGCCCGGTCCACGTCCATCCACGCCACCCGGTCCAGCTCCGGGAACTCCTGGATCTGCCCGGATTTCGGCGGCCACTCCATCCGGAACGTGCCCGGCACGACGGTCGCCGGGTCGAGGTCCGCCTCGATCGCCCACACGGTGACGATCTTGCCGTTGGCCTGCGTCACCTCACCCAGCGGTACGGCCTCGCCGTCGGGCGGCGCCAGCCCCAGCTCCTCCTGGAACTCCCGGCGGGCCGCCTCCCAGGCGGGCTCGTCGGGTTCGTACTCACCCTTCGGCACCGTCCACGCCCCCGCGTCCTTGCGCGCGAAGAACGGGCCGCCCATATGGCCGAGCAGGACCTCGACGCCGTCGGAC belongs to Streptomyces graminofaciens and includes:
- a CDS encoding NUDIX domain-containing protein; its protein translation is MTTAPKRSAGLLLHRRTSDGVEVLLGHMGGPFFARKDAGAWTVPKGEYEPDEPAWEAARREFQEELGLAPPDGEAVPLGEVTQANGKIVTVWAIEADLDPATVVPGTFRMEWPPKSGQIQEFPELDRVAWMDVDRARVLIVKAQAEFLDRLVEHSGGR